From a single Brettanomyces bruxellensis chromosome 7, complete sequence genomic region:
- a CDS encoding uncharacterized protein (BUSCO:EOG092635ST), whose protein sequence is MAATQKRRLAFATAPTIIRANQKDSYYEKVVLLKQVTDAISVLKGSAFTHTHSQAIERLVKFLYLGVTTLVGARTLGEEYVDLHYVSRDGRRLPNLIRRLAFVLSYVGGPVLLKWFFAKLVQLTEIRSSESKGKHEGIGHLQAMKQKLLVSANKTVRCLEKVDWGDMLNLHLALFYFSGKYYQFSKRFFGLRYALGYRIDPRSRQAKGNYELLGLLIMTQLAIKYWLKLGGLIKDAETDGGNHDHDVERGDFITKIPEALPDDDSDVLINLSNPKKLPYIKGSSRNCMLCLSPMKDPACAPCGHLFCWKCIFDWCKEREECPLCRSSLKEAQLLPLR, encoded by the coding sequence ATGGCTGCAACACAAAAGCGAAGGTTGGCTTTTGCCACGGCTCCTACTATCATCAGAGCTAATCAGAAAGACTCGTATTATGAAAAGGTCGTTCTATTAAAGCAAGTAACAGATGCAATTAGTGTTTTGAAAGGTTCGGCATTCACACACACACATTCTCAAGCAATTGAGCGTCTGGTAAAGTTTTTATATCTCGGTGTAACAACATTAGTTGGGGCACGGACCTTAGGTGAAGAGTATGTGGATTTGCATTACGTCAGTAGAGATGGACGTCGTCTTCCCAACCTTATACGCAGATTAGCATTCGTCCTATCATATGTTGGAGGTCCGGTTCTTCTCAAGTGGTTTTTTGCCAAGTTGGTTCAGCTCACAGAAATTAGAAGTTCCGAATCCAAGGGAAAGCATGAAGGTATTGGTCATTTACAAGCAATGAAGCAGAAGCTATTGGTATCAGCCAATAAAACTGTTAGATGCCTTGAAAAAGTAGACTGGGGTGATATGTTGAATCTTCACCTTGCACTATTCTATTTCTCCGGAAAGTATTATCAGTTTTCGAAGAGATTCTTTGGTCTAAGATATGCTTTGGGTTATCGAATTGATCCCAGATCTAGGCAAGCTAAAGGAAACTACGAACTTTTGGGATTGCTTATAATGACACAGTTGGCAATAAAATATTGGTTAAAGCTAGGTGGGCTTATAAAAGATGCGGAAACTGATGGAGGTAATCATGATCATGATGTCGAAAGGGGTGATTTTATAACCAAGATTCCTGAAGCTTTGCCGGACGATGATAGTGACGTCTTGATTAATTTGTCGAACCCAAAGAAGCTTCCATATATTAAAGGATCCTCCAGAAACTGTATGCTCTGTCTTTCACCAATGAAAGATCCTGCATGTGCACCATGCGGGCATCTTTTCTGCTGGAAGTGCATCTTTGATTGGTGTAAAGAGAGGGAGGAATGTCCGTTATGTCGATCTTCCCTTAAGGAAGCACAACTATTACCCCTAAGATAG